In Vicinamibacterales bacterium, the DNA window ATCCGCGCGCCCAACTCGACGCAGAGCCGTCGATACGGCAGGTTGGACCCTTTGGTCATGGGCGCCATCACCACCGCCCCGGTCAGCACTTCGCGAAGGTCCATCCCAGCATGTTAGCCTTTGGCATGTCTCCACGACGAATCCTGGCAGCCCTGGTGGCGCTGGTCCTGCTCAGCGGGCCGGCCTCGGCGCAGGACGGCAAGCGGCAGTTCCTGTGGAAAGTCGAAGGCGCCGGCACGTCGGTAACGTACCTGCTCGGCTCACTGCACGTGCTCACGCCGGAGTTCTATCCCCTCAGTGCCGAGATCAACGCCGCCTTCGCGGCCTCGACGACGCTGGTCGAAGAAGTGGACTTCGACGAGTTGAGCGATCCGGCGCAGATGATGAGCGCGCTCGCCAAGGCGATGCTGACCGGACAGACGCTCGATCAGATCGTGGCGCCTGCCACGTTCGCGGAGGTGTCGCTTCGCGCCGGGAAATCGGGATTGCCGATGCCGGCGCTGCTGCGCATGAAGCCGTGGCTGGTGGCGGTCACCCTGATGGGCCCCACCCTGCAGGCGGCCGGCTTCACGGCGGAGCTGGGCATCGATAAGCACTTCTTCGATCGCGCCAAGGCGTCTGGCATGAAGCACCAGGCGCTGGAAACGCTGGCCTACCAGCTCGATCGGTTCGACGCGCTGTCTCCCAAGTTGCAGGAAGAGCTGCTGATCTCGACCATGAAGGACATCGACACCCAAGTCGGCAACGTCAAGGAGCTCGCGCAGCAGTGGGTGTCCGGCGACGTGAAGGCGCTGGAGAAGTCGCTGCTGGTGTCGTTTGAAGACTCGCGCGAGCTCTACGACCGCATCCTGGTGGAGCGTAATCGCAACTGGATCTCCCACGTCGATGCCTGCCTGCAGCAGAACGCCGGCTGCTTCATCGTGGTTGGCGCCGCCCATCTCGTGGGTCCGGATGGCCTGCC includes these proteins:
- a CDS encoding TraB/GumN family protein; this encodes MSPRRILAALVALVLLSGPASAQDGKRQFLWKVEGAGTSVTYLLGSLHVLTPEFYPLSAEINAAFAASTTLVEEVDFDELSDPAQMMSALAKAMLTGQTLDQIVAPATFAEVSLRAGKSGLPMPALLRMKPWLVAVTLMGPTLQAAGFTAELGIDKHFFDRAKASGMKHQALETLAYQLDRFDALSPKLQEELLISTMKDIDTQVGNVKELAQQWVSGDVKALEKSLLVSFEDSRELYDRILVERNRNWISHVDACLQQNAGCFIVVGAAHLVGPDGLPTLLARKGYQVTQQ